One Mercurialis annua linkage group LG3, ddMerAnnu1.2, whole genome shotgun sequence DNA window includes the following coding sequences:
- the LOC126672353 gene encoding uncharacterized protein LOC126672353, protein MAKALQSRNQGGLPSTTEENPREHLKDIELRSGKALDDSYAGRATFEAEKEQCEGGEPEKVVAKPPPPPPFMPKVPLPHRVKKPQDTWKFHKFLETFKKLQINISLADALREMPHYAKFLKEIITNKRSWDAEGPVPMTENCSSIILSNLSTKLKDPGSFTIPCTIGNMQSVNCLCDLGASINLMPL, encoded by the coding sequence ATGGCTAAAGCACTGCAAAGCAGAAATCAggggggtttaccatccactactGAGGAAAACCCCAGAGAGCATCTCAAGGATATTGAGTTGAGAAGTGGGAAAGCACTGGATGATTCATATGCAGGACGTGCTACATTTGAGGCGGAAAAGGAACAGTGTGAGGGTGGCGAGCCTGAAAAGGTAGTTGCTaaaccacctccaccacctccCTTTATGCCAAAGGTGCCATTACCACATAGAGTGAAGAAGCCGCAAGACACTTGGAAGTTTCacaaatttcttgaaactttCAAGAAGCTACAGATCAACATCAGTCTGGCAGACGCACTGAGAGAGATGCCGCACTATGCCAAATTTCTCAAggagatcatcaccaacaagcGGAGTTGGGATGCAGAGGGACCAGTACCAATGACAGAAAACTGCAGCTCAATCATATTGAGCAACCTATCGACcaagcttaaggatccagggagtttcaCTATCCCTTGTACTATTGGTAACATGCAGTCTGTTAATTGCCTGTGCGATTTAGGAGctagtattaatttgatgcccttatag
- the LOC126672352 gene encoding uncharacterized protein LOC126672352: MEGGTSETTSKGRKDPAWNYSRMAYPPRTNDLVCNFCSRIIKGGVYRMKYHFIGGDTMVTPCLKCPPPVRQEIQEYMGRKAASSVSANIVPDLEDLGYGNDEQNLDEVDASKGSKGASNKSAALGKTPKQKGPLNVYFALTPDQISKKAKTSKQTTINNACKK, translated from the coding sequence ATGGAAGGTGGTACAAGTGAGACTACTTCTAAGGGTAGAAAAGATCCTGCATGGAATTATTCTCGCATGGCTTATCCACCAAGGACAAATGACTTAGTCTGCAACTTTTGCTCTAGAATTATCAAGGGTGGAGTTTATCGAATGAAATATCATTTCATTGGAGGAGATACAATGGTTACTCCTTGTTTAAAATGTCCACCTCCCGTACGTCAAGAAATACAAGAGTATATGGGAAGAAAGGCTGCATCTAGTGTAAGTGCTAATATAGTACCAGACTTGGAGGATTTGGGTTATGGAAATGATGAGCAGAACTTAGACGAGGTTGATGCATCTAAGGGTTCGAAAGGAGCAAGTAACAAATCAGCAGCCCTGGGTAAAACACCAAAGCAAAAAGGACCTTTGAATGTCTATTTTGCTCTTACTCCAGATCAAATTAGCAAAAAGGCAAAGACATCAAAACAAACCACCATCAATAATGCATGCAAAAAGTAG